The genomic interval TCGCGGGCGCCCCGTTCAACTGGATGTCGGGCTCACCGCTCTGGTTGCGGAAGGAGAGGTCGAGTTCCCGGCCGTAGACCACCACCCGCTGGCGCTTTCCTTCGGGCGTGCGAACGGCCAGGATCAGCTCATCCAGGCCATTGTTCTTGGTGGCCAGGGCAGCCTGGTCAGGCGAGATGCCTGGGCGCAGTGGCGCGACGCCTTGCTTGGCGACAGGCAGCCCGTTGATGGTCAGTACGTCGTTGCCGCGAATGACTGGCATGAGGGTCCCTTTCGGTGTCCGCCTCGGAGGCGAACAGAAGCTGTTAAGGGTATCGCCGGTTCGGGGGCAAAACCTGCTTAATTTCCCGTTAATAATTGACTAACAAATGATCAATTGTTCACCGCACGTGAGAGCCGTCGCTCCGGAGGCTCGCTTCAGGCGGAGCTCAGGCCTCCTGCTCCGGTTCGATCAGGCCCGGACGTGATCGGATGGCCCAGCGAGGTCGAGAGGGACAGGGTGGTTCCGGTCGGCCCGGGGGGCTTCGGGCGGGCCCCCCACCGCGCTGCCTTCAGCCGACGGGCACCACCGACTCAATGAAGACGCGCGGCCCAATCGCGCCCCATCACCACCGTCATGTCAAAGCCCATGATCCCGGTCGCCTCGACGCGGATGTCCCGGGCCGCGATCACGCGCGCGAGATGGTCGGCGGAGCCTTCGTCGCCGTTCTGGGCAATCACCTGGGTGGTCACATGGCCCAGTTGCGGTTCGCGTCCGGCGTACTGGATGTGCCCGTAGCCCGCCTGCGACAGGGCGCGCTCCAGGCGCGTGATGGCCTGGCGATCGCCCACGCCGTCGCGCAACGCGACCCGCAGATCACGCGGCGACGCCAGGGGGGTGGAGACCCCATTGACCAGAAAGGCCTGGGCCAGACGACGGGTGGCCGGCAGGTCGGGCAGCCAGTACCAGCCGCCCGCGACGATCGCCTCCCGACCCGGCACCATCACCATGCGCACATGACGCTGGTTGAGGTCACGCACCCAGTTGGCCACCCGGATGATCTCCCCCATGGAGAGGTCCGTCTCCAGGTTTTCCCGCACCAGGCCGACCAGTTCCGGCAACAACAGCAGGTTCCGCGCCGTCAACCATTGCGCCCAGGCGGCCTGCAGAAACATCTGCTGCCGCTGAATGCGGCCGATGTCGCCCCGGCCGTCATGGCGGAAGCGCAGAAAGTCGTGGGCCATCCGACCATCCAGGTGGTTGGGTCCCTTGTTGAGGCGAATGTGCAACTTCCCCGTGAAGTCGTCATAGCGATAGTTTTGAGGCAGGTCGAGATCGATGCCGCCCAGTGCGTCCACCAGTTGAATCACCGCCCGGGTGTTCACCAGCACGTACCGGTCGATCTGGACGCCGAGCAGGTCGGCCACCGTCTGCGCGGCCAGCACGGGCCCCCCGTAGGGATTGGCGGCATTGATCTTGAAGGTGCCGTGACCTTCGATCGGGACGCGTGTGTCGCGGGGAATCGAGATGGCGCGAACATCCTGGCGAGCCGGGTCGAAGCGCGCCAGCAGCATGGTATCGGTGTTGCCGCGCAAGCCCTGGGTGCGCAGCCCGTGACGCTGCTCCCAGGTCACGTCCGAAGCCAGGAAGAGCACGTGCAGCGGTTCAGCCAGCTGGGTCATGCGGCGCTCGATCGGCGCTACTTCATCGGGCGGCGGCGACAGCGGCGCGACGGCCCGCGGCGCGGGGGCGGCTTGCCCCAGCAGGTGGTTCATGGTGGCCCCTGCCACCATGCCGGTGAGCGCCGCGAGCGCCAGCGCGACCAGGGCCGCTCCGCGACCTGGCTGTCTGCGCCGACGACGCCGTCGGCGCCGGATGGGATCTTCAACCGCCATGCACGCTCTCCGCTTGACTGCCATTATAGCCCGCGCACGGCCCGACTTACACGGACGAGCCGATAAGAGGACTTTAACCAAGCTTAACGTCATCTTTTCCTTGGCCACGGCCATAATGGGGCCAGGAGGGCAGTCGCGAGACCCCTCCCTGCCCCGCACCAATGGATGGGATGCCAGATGCAACGCCACCTGACGCCTTGGTTTGCCGGTCTGTCGCTGCTGCTCGCCGCGGGCTGTGGCGCCTCGTCGCAACCGCCCGCCGGCCCCAGCCTGGCGGCCTCCCAGATCGCCACGATCCGAGCAGACCGCGTGGGGCCCGCCCAGTACCGCGTCTACCAGGGCATCACCCACACCCACGTGGCCGAAAACGGCGATGACGGGCAAGGCACGCTCAGTGAGGCCTACGAGTTCGCCCGCAACCGCGCCAAACTGGACTTCCTGGCAGTCTCCTCGCACTCCCACATGATCACGGACGAGGGCTACCGGGTCATGAAGGCGGCGGCCAAGGCTTACACCAGCGAGGGCAAGTTCGTGGCCTTGCTGGCGCAGGAGTGGAGTTCCATCTCCAAGGGCGGCCACATCAACATTTTCGAAGCCAACGAGCGATGCCCCTTGCCTAATGGGGCGTGGGACGACTTTTACCAGCGTTGGCTGCCCAACCACCCGGAAGTGGGCTGGGTGCAGTTCAATCACCCGCACCCCAGCAACCCGCTGGAATTCGGCGGCCTTTCTTTCT from Candidatus Sericytochromatia bacterium carries:
- a CDS encoding LCP family protein codes for the protein MAVEDPIRRRRRRRRRQPGRGAALVALALAALTGMVAGATMNHLLGQAAPAPRAVAPLSPPPDEVAPIERRMTQLAEPLHVLFLASDVTWEQRHGLRTQGLRGNTDTMLLARFDPARQDVRAISIPRDTRVPIEGHGTFKINAANPYGGPVLAAQTVADLLGVQIDRYVLVNTRAVIQLVDALGGIDLDLPQNYRYDDFTGKLHIRLNKGPNHLDGRMAHDFLRFRHDGRGDIGRIQRQQMFLQAAWAQWLTARNLLLLPELVGLVRENLETDLSMGEIIRVANWVRDLNQRHVRMVMVPGREAIVAGGWYWLPDLPATRRLAQAFLVNGVSTPLASPRDLRVALRDGVGDRQAITRLERALSQAGYGHIQYAGREPQLGHVTTQVIAQNGDEGSADHLARVIAARDIRVEATGIMGFDMTVVMGRDWAARLH